The genomic segment AGACGGCGCTCGTCGATAGCGACCGCCTCGAGTGTCTTCACGCTTCCATTCTCCTCACAAGACGGCCGAAGCGGACATATCTCTTCTCCTCGACGAATTCACCATCGTCGAACACGGTGACTCCGCGCACCAGCGTGCGCACGACCGCGCCGCGGAACGCCCGCCCGACATACGGACTGAGGCCGCTGCGCGCCTGCAGCTGTTCGGGCTCGAGCGTCCATTCGCGATCCATCGCGACGAGCGCGAGGTCCGCGTCCGCACCCGCGCGGATCGCGCCCTTCTGTGGCCAGATTCCTAGAAGGCGCGCGGGCGCGCCCGCCACCAGACGCGCCAGCGCGGCGAGCCGGAGACCGCGCCGGTGCACTCCTTCGGTCAGCATCGCCGGTAGCAACGATTGGATCCCTGTGACTCCACCCCAGGCTTCCCAGATGTCGTTGTCGCCTCGCGTCTTCAGGTCGGCCGTGCACGGCGAGTGGTCCGACGCGACGAGATCGATCTCGCCGGCAAGCACGTGCTGCCACAGCCGCTCGCGCGATGACTCATCCCGGATCGGCGGCGCGCACTTGAGCGCCGGTCCGACGCGGTCGACGTCCTCGGCGGTGAAGACGAGATAGTGCGGGCACGTCTCGACCGTCACGCTCGCGTCGCGCTCGCGCGCGCGAACGACCGCGGTCACCGCCGCCGAGCTGGAGGCGTGAACGACGTGGACCCGGGCCCCGGTCTCGCGCGCAGCATCGCCAAGGCGCTCGATCGCGCGGCGCTCCGCCGCCGGAGGCCGGGACTCCAGCCATGCAGCCCGGTCGCGTCGATTCATCGTCTGGAGCTGCTCCGTCCCCTTCGCGACGAGCGCTTCGTCTTCGGCATGGACTGCGACGAGATGGCCGGCGACCGTCGCCGCCGCGAGCGCGTCCGTGAGCGTTCCGGCATCGAGATGCGGGAACTCCGGAACTCCGCTGGGGCACAGGAATGCCTTGACCCCCACGACGCCGGTGGTCTTGAGGTCGAGCAGGGGCGCGAGATCCGCGCTGACGAGTCCGCCCCAGAGCGCGTAGTCCACGATCGCGGAGCGCGCGGCGCGGGACTCCTTCGCGTACACCGCGGCAGCGTCGACCGTTGGCGGCAGCGAGTTCAGGGGCATGTCGGCCAGCGTCGTCACGCCGCCCGCGGCCGCGCCGCGAGTCGCCGCGCTCCAGCCCTCCCAGTCGTCGCGGCCGGGCTCGTTCACGTGGGCGTGCGCGTCGACGACACCCGGGAACACGTGTAGTCCCCGCGCCTCGATCTCATCAAAGGCCCTGCCCTGGCCCGGATCGACGACCGCGTCGAAGATCCCGCCGGCGATGAGGACGTCCGCCTCACGAACGCCTTCCTCGGTGACGACCCGTCCGCCGCGGATCGCGAGATCTGCGGTGGCCGTGGCTAGACCTCTTGATCGATCTCGCGGCTGCGCCGCGGAGACACGCTCAAGGCTGGTGGATTCGCTCGTCGCGGCGGAGCCGCTCCTCGCTCAACTGACTTCCTCAACGACGAACTCCTGCGCGCCCTCCCAGAGCGTGAGGCGGCCGAGATCGGCGAGGTGCTCGTTGCCTTCGACGACCGTGGCGAAGTGATTGCCGGCGAGCTGCCCGACCTTGCTCGAGAAAAGACACGCGCCGTACGGGAAGAGGACCTCCATCTCGGAGATGCCTCCGGGGTAGACGAGGATCTCGCCCGGTGCCGGATGGCTGGTGTGATTCTCGTACCCCACGCCGAGATGCCGTTCACCCATCGGGACCCAGGTGGACTCGCCGCTCCACCGGACATGCACGAGCTTGCTGCGGAGCGGGAGCATGCGACGGATCGCGTCCACCGTCTTGGGCGCGTGCTCCTCTTCCCAGCGCGCCTTGAAAGTGAACGGCCCGGCAGTGATGCGAAGCATGGCCATCGCGGGCGTACGATACCCGCCCGATGGCGCAGGCGACGCTCTCCACGCACGTCCTCGACACGACCAGCGGCGTCCCGGCCGCAGGTGTCGACGTGGCGCTCTATCGCGACGCGACGCTCGCCGCGAAGGGCATCACGGGCAAAGATGGCCGCGTCGCGAAGCTCGGCGAGGCGCACGAGCCTGGGATGTATCGTCTCGTCTTCGACGTCGGCGCGTATTTCCGATCCCGCCAGCTCGACACGTTCCTCGGCACCGTGACGCTCGAGGTGCGCCTGAAGGATGGCCACCAGCACATCCCGCTCCTCGTGTCGCGCTACGGCGTCGTGTCGTACCTCGGCAGCTAGATGCCACCGGACGCGGTCACCGGAAGGCTCGCGGCGGTGTTCGAGCGCGCGCCGGGGCTCGCGGCCGCTCTGCGCGACGCCGACGAGGACACGCCTCGAGCGATCATCGCGAAGGCACGCGGAGCGCTCGATCGCATGACCGAGACCGAGCGTGTCGCGGTGCTCAACGCGCACCCGCGGATCGGCGCGGACCCCGCGTCGCTCTCGATGCACTCACGTCGCGAGCAGGGTGAGGCGGCCGACGGCGCCACGCTGCAACTGCTCGATGAGCTGAACGACGCGTACGAGGACAAATTCGGCTTCCGGTTCGTCGTGTTCGTCGCCGGTCGCTCGAAGAAAGAGATCGTCCCGGTCCTGCGCGCACGTCTCGCGAATCAGCGGCATGCGGAGCTCAAGGCCGGGATCGAGGAGTTCCTCGCGATCTCGCTGGACCGCCTGGAGCGCAAGCGGTGACACCGATGGAGATCCAGTACGGCAAGACCCGCGTGATCTTCTTCCGTCTCGCGAAGCGCTCCGCGCCTCCGTTCGCTGCCTCCGTGACGATCGACGTGTTCGGCGAGCGCTTCGGCGCGGCGTACACGGAAGGCGACAACCGCGAGGTCGTCGCGACGGACACGATGAAGAACTTCGTGTACGCGACGGCCGCCGATTTCGATGGCAGCTCGCCGGACGAGTACGTGTTGTTCCTCGGCCAGCGCCTGCTCGAGACGTACCCGCAGATGGAGCGCATCCGCGTCACCGCATATGAGGTCCCGCTCGACCCGGCACACGACGAGAGCGACGTGGTCTTCCGGTTGACGCGCACCGATGTCGCGATGTCGGAGGCAGACCTCGAGCGTCGGGGCGGCGAGATCGTCGTGACGGCAGCGCGGAGC from the Candidatus Limnocylindria bacterium genome contains:
- the allB gene encoding allantoinase AllB, translating into MRGGRVVTEEGVREADVLIAGGIFDAVVDPGQGRAFDEIEARGLHVFPGVVDAHAHVNEPGRDDWEGWSAATRGAAAGGVTTLADMPLNSLPPTVDAAAVYAKESRAARSAIVDYALWGGLVSADLAPLLDLKTTGVVGVKAFLCPSGVPEFPHLDAGTLTDALAAATVAGHLVAVHAEDEALVAKGTEQLQTMNRRDRAAWLESRPPAAERRAIERLGDAARETGARVHVVHASSSAAVTAVVRARERDASVTVETCPHYLVFTAEDVDRVGPALKCAPPIRDESSRERLWQHVLAGEIDLVASDHSPCTADLKTRGDNDIWEAWGGVTGIQSLLPAMLTEGVHRRGLRLAALARLVAGAPARLLGIWPQKGAIRAGADADLALVAMDREWTLEPEQLQARSGLSPYVGRAFRGAVVRTLVRGVTVFDDGEFVEEKRYVRFGRLVRRMEA
- a CDS encoding DUF3830 family protein; translation: MAMLRITAGPFTFKARWEEEHAPKTVDAIRRMLPLRSKLVHVRWSGESTWVPMGERHLGVGYENHTSHPAPGEILVYPGGISEMEVLFPYGACLFSSKVGQLAGNHFATVVEGNEHLADLGRLTLWEGAQEFVVEEVS
- the uraH gene encoding hydroxyisourate hydrolase, with the translated sequence MAQATLSTHVLDTTSGVPAAGVDVALYRDATLAAKGITGKDGRVAKLGEAHEPGMYRLVFDVGAYFRSRQLDTFLGTVTLEVRLKDGHQHIPLLVSRYGVVSYLGS
- a CDS encoding 2-oxo-4-hydroxy-4-carboxy-5-ureidoimidazoline decarboxylase, with the protein product MPPDAVTGRLAAVFERAPGLAAALRDADEDTPRAIIAKARGALDRMTETERVAVLNAHPRIGADPASLSMHSRREQGEAADGATLQLLDELNDAYEDKFGFRFVVFVAGRSKKEIVPVLRARLANQRHAELKAGIEEFLAISLDRLERKR
- the pucL gene encoding urate oxidase, with protein sequence MEIQYGKTRVIFFRLAKRSAPPFAASVTIDVFGERFGAAYTEGDNREVVATDTMKNFVYATAADFDGSSPDEYVLFLGQRLLETYPQMERIRVTAYEVPLDPAHDESDVVFRLTRTDVAMSEADLERRGGEIVVTAARSGIEGIRLLKTTGSSFEAFARDQYTSLPELTDRPLTIRMDAHWRYGDPQRASRISSGLIRRAIEQTFHEFNSRSIQHLVHVMGTRLLNGFPVLSEVEFAAENHTPDAVAEGKGDVRVFAEPRQTFGKIGLVLRR